The genomic interval GATAGAATACTGCTTTCCATCAATAGTGATATTCATGGGTGTGTACCTTTGCGGGGATTGTATCACGGGGCGGTGAAAAGGCAAGCCGCGCATCGATTGCCGAAGCGGCCGTTTATTGTATACTTGGCTGGGAATATCGATGACAGTAGCGATAAAAACATTCGGGTGCAAGCTCAATCAGTACGAAAGCGAAGCGCTCATCTCGCGTCTTGTCGCGCTCGGGCATGCTGTTGCAGAGGGCGATGATGCGGACGTGCTCATCGTCAACAGCTGCACGGTGACGAAGAAAAGCGATGCGAAGCTCCGCCAGTACATGAACAATGCGCGGTTGGCGCGGTCATATCGGCTCATCATTGTCACGGGATGTTATGCCTCGATACACCGGGACGAATCGATGGGCGATGCGCTTATCATCCCCAATGAGCAGAAGGATGCCATTCCCGTATATATCGATCATTTTTCGAAGCACGGCGTGCTGCCCGATGCCGCCGATGATACGTACGAGAGCATCACCGCTGATGATTATCAATTCCACAGCCGCGCTTTTCTCAAGATACAGGACGGCTGCGACGCGTTCTGCAACTACTGCATCGTGGCGCATGCCCGCGGCGTTCCGCGGTCCACACCGCACGAGGCTGTTCTCGATATGGTCAGGCGTCTTGTCGATGATGGCTTCGGCGAGATCGTGTTCACCGGCATCAATATCGGCGCCTATAAGCACGGAGACGTGACGCTCACTGCGCTCATCGAGCGCGTGCTGCCCGTACTCGGGCCATCAAGGCTTCGTATATCATCGATAGAACCGCTTTCCATCGACGAGGGCTTCATCAAGCTCATGGCGCATCCGTCGATATGCCGGCATCTGCATATACCGCTCCAAAGTGCCTGCGACAGCGTGCTCATGCGTATGAAGCGGCGGTATACCGCGGCGGAATATCGTGCTGTCATCGAAAAGCTCTATCGCATCGATGGGCATCTTTCCA from Spirochaetota bacterium carries:
- the mtaB gene encoding tRNA (N(6)-L-threonylcarbamoyladenosine(37)-C(2))-methylthiotransferase MtaB — encoded protein: MTVAIKTFGCKLNQYESEALISRLVALGHAVAEGDDADVLIVNSCTVTKKSDAKLRQYMNNARLARSYRLIIVTGCYASIHRDESMGDALIIPNEQKDAIPVYIDHFSKHGVLPDAADDTYESITADDYQFHSRAFLKIQDGCDAFCNYCIVAHARGVPRSTPHEAVLDMVRRLVDDGFGEIVFTGINIGAYKHGDVTLTALIERVLPVLGPSRLRISSIEPLSIDEGFIKLMAHPSICRHLHIPLQSACDSVLMRMKRRYTAAEYRAVIEKLYRIDGHLSITTDVMAGHPFESGGDAKATYDFCKEMRFAKLHVFRYSVREGTPSAQMPQLPDREKSERARTLAALDIELRRNFRESLIGRETAVAVETKGQGYFEGLASEYMHCTVLTAEDHPERSLVPVRYVRVNGETMMCEPL